CTGCTTAAACAAACGTTACGGACACTCTCTGCACATGATGTCGTGCCTGTGGTGTTGTGGGATAGCGCTGAATATGAAGATTTACCGAAGTGGGGATGGGCCAGAATCAGGGATATGGAAAGTGGCCATGAACGTAGCCTGTTTCTGCGAAAAACAGTGACTCACAACATTCAGGCCAGCTATTTACAGCGCCGCAATCGACTTAAGGCCATGTGCAGGGAATATGGCCTGCGTAGCCCGTTTTTTGTTGGCAACACGTACTCGGCAGAAGCGCTTACCCGTCATTTACTGGGTTAACCGAAAGATTAAATGCCATGAAACATTTTTTATTTGTCTTGCTTTCAATGTCTTTAGTCACGGCTATGACTGGGTACGCTGAAGATTCTGTGAGCGAATTCAAACCACGAATACAAAGCCATCTCCGCGAGATTCATTACACAGTAGGTGATATTGCCTATCAAACCATCACCATTGAAACTCCACTGGGTTATCGTCTGGATACCAGCACACTGCCTAAAGTCAGCAGTCGTAGCGTAATCGAAGTGCGCGCAGTTCACTCGTCTTTTGAGGATATCCCAAGCGCCAAACCTCCCATGACCAGACATCGCTTGACCATAGACTGGCAAGTATTCATGGCTTTGCGTGAAGTACGTACTATCCCGTTGCTAGATATTGATTTGCAGTTTTCAAAGGGCGACAAAGTGCTGCCTTTGCATATCGCCGCAAGCGAAGTCATCGTATCGCCCTTGCTGCCAACCAAAATGGACGAAGCGCATCTGGTGCCACAACCTGATGTGGCGCCTCGGCAGCTTACATTACGGCCTTATATTTACACGCTTGTTGCAGGCGTTACTGGATTGTTGCTGAGTATGATATATCTCGCTTGGTATGCAGGCTGGATTCGCACGGGTTTCGATACTGGACTGCCTTTCAGGCAAGCTTGGCAGAAAATTCGAAAGCTGCGTCGCACACTGCGCAAACAAGCTGATGCCAATCATCGGAAATCTGCAAACCATGCCATCAGCCAATCAATGGTATTGCTGAGCCGTGCTTTTGATCAATATGCTGGGGCGGCGATTAGCTCGGAAAGTCTAGAACACCTGTTTAACCAGCACCCACATCTAGGCAAGCAGAAATTAGCCATCACGCAATTTTATGCCGATGCGCAACATGTATTTTTTGCAGGGAAAAACCCAAGCCATAGCTTGCAACAGCTTGAGAGGCTGGCTCGTCAACTCAGCAGGCAGCCAGCAGCATGATGGATGTATTCAATCTGACCAGCCTTCTTAATCTGGTCAATTTCAACAATAACGACCTATTGCAAAATGCAGGATTCCAATCGCCATGGTTATTACTGCTGATATTACTGGCGCTTTTGCCATTGCTCATTCGAGGCCACAGCTATTTCCCTCATCCCTCGCTACTTCGATTACCCGAAGACAAATTATCCCGCTGGATAGCCCGTATATGGCGTGGCAGCGGCGCATTAGGCATTGCTGCCATTGCCATTGCCTTGGCTGGCCCTTACTGGGGAGAACAGCAGGTAGAAAAAATAGGCCGTGGCGCTCACGTCATGATAGTGCTAGACCGTAGTGCAAGCATGAATGAAGGCTTTGCCGATAAATCAGGTGATAAGAAAATCTCAAAAATGGCAGCTGCAAGATCAGTACTACAACAATTCGTTAAAGAGGGTCATGAGGACTTAGTCGGCATGGTGACTTTCAGCACCTCTCCCATACTGGTTGCCCCTCTGGGTGCAGATCGCGAAGTGGTGCAAGCCGCTTTAGCCGCCACCGAGGCTGGCGGCATGGGCTTTACCGCAGTAGCGCGTGGTTTGGGCATGGCGCTGGATTATTTCGAGGGTAAGCCCGTGACGGGAGCGCGTGCCATTTTGCTGGTATCTGATGGCGGTGCGCATCTTGATGTTAAAACGCAGGATCTGATACGCGATATGTTTAGACGCCAGAATGCAGAGTTGTACTGGATTTACCTGCGCTCTAACAATGGCGCCAGCCTAAACGATGTACCCACAGAAGAAAACGGCGGCGATGCTTATCCCGAGTATCAACTACATGAATATTTCAAAACGCTCAAAGTGCCTTACCACGCCTATGAGGCAGAAAATCCAGAAGCAGTTAGTACCGCCATGGCCGATATCGCCAAACTCAAAAATAAGCCAACCCGCTATCAGGAGGCTGTATCCAGGCAGGACTTGAGTGGTGCGTTCTACCTGATTGCCTGTTTGTGCGCATTCGTGCTGATGGCGCTACATTTAACTGAGGTGAAACAATGGCGCAGCATTTAAGTACTTTTATCCGTAAGCATCTGTTTAAAGCCAGCCTAATAGTCACGCTAGTTTCAGTCACAGCTATAGTCTGGAGCAGTATTGGGCTCTATCAGTCGCTGGATTACAACAAGCATCTGGCCAAAAAGTCCATGAGCCGCCAGACCAATAACTACGCCCTGTTGCTCAACGCCTCGCTGTATAACGACCACGGACAAGACAACAAGTCATTAAGCACTTACGCACAATTAGCGGCGAAGGGAGATACAAAGTTTGCAAAAATCGCCTACTTCAATAGTGGCAATAACTATTTAAGGCAGGCCACTGAGATGCTGGAGAAAGAAACGCTGATGGGCTGGGATACTGCAGGGCCACTGCTAGCACTCGCAAAAACCAGCTACCAGCACGCGCTGAATATTGATCCAACATGGTCTGAAGCAAAATATAACTTTGAGCTGGCCTTACGCCTGTCACCAGCCAACCACGGTCGCAAAGGCCCACATTCTTATGAGCGCGATGTGGATAGGCCAGAAGAGCGCCCTAGCGGTTGGCCATCCATCCCGGGCACTCCTCGTGGAATGCCATGAGTACAGGTGTTAGCAAGTATCTTAAAGCCATACGAATTCGTCAGCATTGGCTGCCAGACCTCAGGGGGTGTTTATTGGCAGCAGCTTTGCTGTTACTTGCCATCTGCCTTGCCAGCCCACATGCCACCCTACCAAGGCGCGTTTACGACTGGTTTATTGTGCTGGACATTACCCAAAGTATGAATGTGCGCGATTACACAGATGAGCATAACAGCGGTCGCAACATCAGCCGTCTGGAGCTCGCCAAACAAGCTATCAGGCAAAGTCTGCGCAATCTGCCCTGTGGTTCGCAAGTAGCTCTGGGGCTATTCACCGAGCGCGAAACGCTGAATATCGTGCGCCCTCTGGAAGTGTGCACACATTTTTCCGCACTTGATCAAACGGTATCTCGCATGGATTGGCGCATGGCATGGGCTGCAGACTCATTTATCGCGCATGGAATCTACAGCGCTATTGAGCAGGCGCCCAAGCTGGGTAAGCATATGCATATAGCGTTTATTACCGATGGCAATCAGGCGCCGCCAGTCAATGAGAAGTACATGCCTGCTTTCGTAGGCAAGCCTGGCAATGTTCAAGGCACTATTTTTGGCGCCGGCAAAACGGAGCTGAGCCCGATTCCCAAACTGGATGAGCATGACAATATCACTGGCTACTGGGATCAAGAAGAGGTCATGCAGTTTGGTACGTTTGGTATGGCAGAGGTGCTTTCTGTGCTCGCCATGGAAGGCCACCAAGCCAGCAGGAATGAGGGTCATAGTCCAGGTGCCGCTCTTTTGGAGAACGCCCATCTCTCTGGGGTGGATGAATCAAACCTGCAAAGGCTGAGCAAGACGACTGGACTGGAATACAGCAAGCTGGATAGCTCCCATCAATTAGCTCAGCAACTCACAGCATCACGCATGGCAACGTGGCGCACAGCAGATACTGATTTGCGGCCATGGCTGGCAGTTCCAGCACTGATATTGCTCATTGCATTTTTTATCCCCGCTTGGGTTTTCAAATCAATCCAAGGCTATTTAATCGGCTTACCACTTCACTTAACCAGAAAGAAAGCATCATGAAACTAATCAGCACCATCACTACTGCCTTGTTAACTGCAACGATTGCAATCACGGCCCAGGCTCATGGTCCCACCCCTAGAAAAACAGATGAGTCAGTACTCATTAAAACTAGCCCAGAAGCGATGTGGAAAAAGCTTTCAGCCGCTTGCAACATTGCGACTTGGCATCCTGATGTCGCTAAGTGCGAAATCATCAACGATACACAGCATAAAATTACTCTCAAAAATGGCAAAAGCATTACTGAAGAAATTGATGAGATTGCTGAAGCCGACCTTACGATTTCATATCGGCTTGAAGGCGATATTGATGTAGAAGCATTACCTATCAGTTCACTGAATGGCAGAATCCGCCTCAAAGCAGAAGATGGCGGCGTACGCGTTACTTGGATAGCGCGTTATTACAGAGCCTTTACTGGCAATGAGCCACCTGAAGGCCAGGACGATGAAGCCGCACAAACAGCCATAGATCAGTTTGTTAAAACTGGGCTGGCTAATCTCGCGGCGACCAGCCAATAACAGTAGTATTGTCGCTACATGCAAAAAACAATACGTTCGATTATTTTCGCTACCTTATTCACCTTACCACCAGCTTTACACGCTGTTGAAATGGCAAGCGATGAACCAGTAGCCAAAGTCAATTTGGTTGAATCTGAAGATGAACGATGCGTAGCAAATGATGGAAAAATGATTTCGCTGCAAGCCGACAAGCTGACACAAACGCTTGTTGTATGGGTTGATGGGTTGATCGGTGGTTTATGGGTGTGAAGACTGCCGACCATACCAAGCACGTATTAAGCAATGGCCATGACAAATCAGAACTCGGCTGCTCTGCCACTTACTCAGGGCCACAAAGTTGGACTATTTACAGCGTAAAGTAAAGAGAATTAATTAAGCTGGTATCCATTGGATTTAATGGCACATAAATAGTGCCGTTATTAATAAATTGTAACTATTTAATATAATCCAACATCAATTTATGATCAAAATAAACCAATTATGGTTAGCTGTAACCGTTATTGGGGCTGCATAAGAACTCTTATCGTATGGGTTGTATGGTGTCTGATACTTTCAGTGGTATCAGATTTGCTTATTAAAATACGTAGTTTTCAATGATGAGCTAATCCATAAGGGGGTCTTATGAAATATATCGCCATGAATGTTTGTTTTGCCGCATTAAGTATTGTTGCAACTAATGTAAATGCAGATGATTTTGCTTTTCCAAAAACCAAAGTCAGTATTGAGAAGTGTGTGCAGGCTGCCTGGAAGGTTCATCCTGGTGAGTTAGTCAAATCGGAGCTCAAGGTTGAAAAGAAAGTTCCAATCTATGAATTTGATATCAATGGTACGGATGGCAAGGAATGGGATGTAGAGTGCAACGCGCTTTCGGGAAAAATCACTGAAACGGAGGAAGAAGTAAAGAGTGCTGAAGATCCACTCTTTAAACCCAAGGTGAAAGTGTCTGAAGCTGAGGCTAAGAAAACTGCATTAGCTGCTTACCCCGGTGAGATAGTTGAGATTGAATATGAAGTGGAGTCAGATGGTGCAGCCAGTTATGAATTTGATATCAAATTGAAAAATGGCAAAGAAATGAAGGTTGAAGTGGATGCCACTAGCGGCAAGATCGTAGAGGCTAGTTATGAGATATACCAGAGTGGCAAAGAGTGATAGATTTTTAATATTGCCTTAAATAAAAGCACTCTACACAGAGTGCTTTTATATTATTGATATTCTGTAAAAAACGGTACATTGCTACTCGGTCAGAGGTCTATCGCTAATAGCGTAGTGCATACAACCTCAAGTGAAATTGCAAACAAGATAGTTCACTCCAGTTTAAACGACACTGGCACCAGAATATTAAACGTTTTGCTACGTAATGATGTTGGTGGTAAAGGGAAAGGTGAGGCCTTTCTCACCATCTCCAACGCTTGATTATCCAGGGACTCTCTATTGCTCGATTGATAGATACGGCAACTCAGCATGTTGCCATTACCATCCAGTTGTAGCTCAAGAATCACTTCGCCTTCCCATCCTCGTCTTTGGGCAATCGCTGGATATTGCTTGTACTTTTCAATAGCGCGGGTGAGCAATGCGCCGTATTCATTACGCGCATCTTTTGTATCGGGTGGAGTGGGTGCAGGCTGGGGTTTAGATTCTTGAGCTACGGTAGTTTCGCTCGTGGTGGGTCTTGCGTCTTCCGTTGTTTGTGTTGTGGGCTTTGCTGATTCTGATGTGGTGGGAGTGCTCTGCTGGGGCTCAACGACTGCTGAAGGTGATGGCTCCTGCGATGGCTTTTGTATGGTTGGTTGCTTTGTTAATGGTTTAGGCTTGATGACGTCGGGTACTGGCTGTGGCTGTTGTTCAGCTACAGGTTCAGGGTTGGGCGTGGTTTCCTTTGCTGTGGGCTGTATCGCCATGAACTCAACAGTCATCACCTTCTCAGCACTCGCTTTCTTAAAGTCCATTCTGGGTAATACAAAGGCCAGCATGATGTGGAGTGAGACTGATAAGACAACCGCCCAATATAACGTGCTGTCACGTTCAGGTTGAACTTGTCTTTGTTGATTAAAGGCACGCGGTGAATAAGTTGCCAGCACTTAATACTGCTCAAAGATACATAAGGTCTTTTCTGCATTAAAGCTTACTTTGAGCCCCACAGAAGATGCTAGCTGGTAGATACGCCTAACTAACTCATCCTCACTCAACACATCCCTCACCAGACTATTGCAATACACCACACAAAAACCTTCGGTTCTGACTTCCCGGACGATCAGGATGAGACTGGCAGGGCTGTTTTGTTCTGACTGAGTTTGCATAATTCTCTAGCTTTGCTTTACTTGTCAGGACTGAACTCGTAGCGCAAACTAACCCAGATACCTCTTGGAGCTGCTGGCGCAATAAAATTAGTGCTGAGCCAATCACCTGAGTTGTGATTATATCCATCAGGCCCAATCTCTCCATAAATGCTAGGTGAAAATGGGTTACGTCCCAAGCGGCCAGCACTAAAATATTCTTTATCAAGCAAGTTATTCACTTGCAGAGTGGCAGTCCATTCCGGGTTAAATTTATAACTAGTTTGCAGGTTAAATGTTGCATATCCTGGCAATTTCCCAGGATTGGTAGTGGGCGGGAGTGGCACATCAGCCACAATATAATTACCTGAACCTGGTGGACTCTCAACGATTAATTGACGAGTTCTGCTTACGCCTGGTTGATGTTCGTTATTCTCATTGCCGCGAACATAGCTTCCAGAATGCATTACAGCAGTGACTCCCATATTCCATTTGGGAGTAATTTCGTAGTTGATACTAGCATTTAGATTTTGTAATGGAACGCCGGGCATACGGTCGCCCTTTTTTACATTTATGGCTCTCCCATATCCATCATGTAAATCAACCGCACTACTATTGTCATTACTAATTTCTCGAAATTGACTTTGGAAGGTAGCATCCGTGAGTCCATAGTTAACACTAAAACTAAGTCTATCTTTGCGCCCAGACAACCCGGCTTCTATACCTTGGCGACGTGTATTACCGATATTGTCAAAAAAACCATTACCGCCTGGTACAGCTATAAAATAAATGTCATCTGCTAAATTTGTTTGATAGGCACCTAAATTCCATTTAATGTCTTCAGCGCCAAGTAGACTTTTAAAGCTTCCACGCATGCCCAAGTCGTAAGAAACTGATTTAATCTGCTTCAAATAAGGGTCACCTGATAGTACATTAGGTAGCGTGCATTCCCGGCCTTCTACTAAGCTTCGGGGAGTCGAATTTACAGCGCTATACGGTGTTCTATCAAATGCACAGCCTAACTCAACCACACTTGGTACACGGGCACCTTTGGCCAAATTGGTATAGATATTCAAGTTTTCTTTAGCTTGCCAAGTTGCTCCAATTGAAGGATTAAACGAGTAATAGTTGAATTTTTCGGTTTCTGCTTTATCAAGTACATCACTCAAATTGGGGAGGTGAAAATCGGTAGGAACTCCAGTGCAATCGCCATTTGGGCATACCGCATAAAAGTCTGGATAAGAAATAAGATTATTTAGGCCGAGTGCTGCATATTCAGTACGTGTCGCAATAGTACTTTTTGCTTGAGTTATATTGTAGCGAGCTGAAGTGTTGAAATGCCATGTATCTAACGGGGTCCAAGTTTCACTAAAATAAATGCTTTTGGTGGTATTGGTTCCACTGAAATCATTATTAGCTAATGGAACATCAGCCCCTGCAAACGCTGGGTTTGCCAAGTCCGGAGCTAAATATGCATTGCGGTTAGCATCCAAAAAGCCTAATTGGCTGGTATTGGTATAGGTGGAATCTGCCGCATCAATCGAGCCCCCGACCATAAACTTATGTTGCTCTAAGTTCCAGTTGAGCTGAATTGATGCACCATTGACGATTTGATTGATATTATTGTCATTAAATACTGCGGTTGGGGTGTAATACGTTTTTCCAGTAATGGGCTCTGTATAACTTACCACACCGGGTCCAGTTCCTGGTCCGGCTATCCCTACAGTATCCAAGGCACCATCAATAAAAGCGGCATGTCCAGTTCGTGGGTCTATATATTCGAATGCATTATCCTTAGCATTCGCAACGGTATCTAAAGCTTTTGTCGCTGTGCAAGTATCATTATTTTTCGGGGATACAAAATATACAAAATTTTTCTTACCATCAGGCGAGTAAAAATAGATTTCATCAAGTGTGCTTGTTGAAATCACACTATTTGCGTAGCCGTCACTAATAAGATGAGTTTCAAAGCTGCCTGTGGCATAGGAACCCTGGCCGTTTGAATAACTAGTCACAGGACCTTGCGTCTTAATAAACGTTTCTCTAGCTGTTCTTTGAAATAGTATTGCCTGAATTTTATTTCTATCTTGATTAAATTCATCAAGTAGGTTTTTGGCAAAGACAGGATCCAAATCTGCATTATATCCAATTGGATTTCCATTAACGTCTTGAGGAAGTAAGGCGGGATTCCCAACAAAATTATTTCCCAAAGAATCTAAAAAGAAATTATTACCAAATAAGTCCGACAAATCCCCTGTTGGATTATCTACAGTGACCACATAATAATCCGGCAATCCATATTTGTTATGGCTGTCCAATAGACATGTCCATTGCTCACCCGGTGCAGGGACTCGGCGTGCTTCTTGTAATATTTCGCTATCGGAAAATCCAGTATATACATCAGCCCCAATTGAGTGTCGGTCGCTCTTCCTGCGATATACCTGGCCAGTGACGCTAAATGTGTCACTCACCTGAAATGCTCCTGAGAGTTGGAATTGTATGAGTTTGTTCTTAGTGGTATCAGGGGCTGTAAATACACTACTTGAGTCTCGCGCGTATTCCTCACTTGGCAATAAGCCATTACCAACCAGATCTGTTTTCACCAATAAAGTGCTTAAATTAAGATCGAGCTTATCGCCACGGTAACTGGCTTTGCCAAAGAATTGATTCACCTTGCTGGGTGAGTTTTTTCGAAAGCCATCTTCCAAGAAAAAGTTACCTGCTCCAAACAGTGCCAATGTGCCATTATTCCACCCGCTCTCGATTTGTAATTGTTTACGTCCAAACGAACCAGATAATATTTCCGCATCTAAACCTTCATCGGTAAAGCCATCTTTTGTTT
This genomic window from Methyloradius palustris contains:
- a CDS encoding vWA domain-containing protein; this translates as MDVFNLTSLLNLVNFNNNDLLQNAGFQSPWLLLLILLALLPLLIRGHSYFPHPSLLRLPEDKLSRWIARIWRGSGALGIAAIAIALAGPYWGEQQVEKIGRGAHVMIVLDRSASMNEGFADKSGDKKISKMAAARSVLQQFVKEGHEDLVGMVTFSTSPILVAPLGADREVVQAALAATEAGGMGFTAVARGLGMALDYFEGKPVTGARAILLVSDGGAHLDVKTQDLIRDMFRRQNAELYWIYLRSNNGASLNDVPTEENGGDAYPEYQLHEYFKTLKVPYHAYEAENPEAVSTAMADIAKLKNKPTRYQEAVSRQDLSGAFYLIACLCAFVLMALHLTEVKQWRSI
- a CDS encoding vWA domain-containing protein; protein product: MSTGVSKYLKAIRIRQHWLPDLRGCLLAAALLLLAICLASPHATLPRRVYDWFIVLDITQSMNVRDYTDEHNSGRNISRLELAKQAIRQSLRNLPCGSQVALGLFTERETLNIVRPLEVCTHFSALDQTVSRMDWRMAWAADSFIAHGIYSAIEQAPKLGKHMHIAFITDGNQAPPVNEKYMPAFVGKPGNVQGTIFGAGKTELSPIPKLDEHDNITGYWDQEEVMQFGTFGMAEVLSVLAMEGHQASRNEGHSPGAALLENAHLSGVDESNLQRLSKTTGLEYSKLDSSHQLAQQLTASRMATWRTADTDLRPWLAVPALILLIAFFIPAWVFKSIQGYLIGLPLHLTRKKAS
- a CDS encoding SRPBCC family protein, with protein sequence MKLISTITTALLTATIAITAQAHGPTPRKTDESVLIKTSPEAMWKKLSAACNIATWHPDVAKCEIINDTQHKITLKNGKSITEEIDEIAEADLTISYRLEGDIDVEALPISSLNGRIRLKAEDGGVRVTWIARYYRAFTGNEPPEGQDDEAAQTAIDQFVKTGLANLAATSQ
- a CDS encoding PepSY domain-containing protein, with protein sequence MKYIAMNVCFAALSIVATNVNADDFAFPKTKVSIEKCVQAAWKVHPGELVKSELKVEKKVPIYEFDINGTDGKEWDVECNALSGKITETEEEVKSAEDPLFKPKVKVSEAEAKKTALAAYPGEIVEIEYEVESDGAASYEFDIKLKNGKEMKVEVDATSGKIVEASYEIYQSGKE
- a CDS encoding energy transducer TonB, coding for MLATYSPRAFNQQRQVQPERDSTLYWAVVLSVSLHIMLAFVLPRMDFKKASAEKVMTVEFMAIQPTAKETTPNPEPVAEQQPQPVPDVIKPKPLTKQPTIQKPSQEPSPSAVVEPQQSTPTTSESAKPTTQTTEDARPTTSETTVAQESKPQPAPTPPDTKDARNEYGALLTRAIEKYKQYPAIAQRRGWEGEVILELQLDGNGNMLSCRIYQSSNRESLDNQALEMVRKASPFPLPPTSLRSKTFNILVPVSFKLE
- a CDS encoding TonB-dependent receptor domain-containing protein; translation: MSIRTIEIANSWPLICRTAFAISLIVVSTCIQAAELNTNLPPEKDGNFIAPIRLDIPSQPLDVSLKQFSNATGVDVSFDSDVARNKTAPAIKGSMTRKEALHRLLAGSGLDADIKDGSAVIRPVPDKDALDMKLEAVTVRAKRFYEVGPLPGLGLTLDEIPGNVQSISAKEIKESHSLSITDLMNKKLQSVNINDYQGNPFQMDVTYRGFTAGPQIGTPQGLSVFFDGIRVNEPFGDVVNWDMIPMNALAGVDVFPGSNPIFGLNTLGGAFTLKTKDGFTDEGLDAEILSGSFGRKQLQIESGWNNGTLALFGAGNFFLEDGFRKNSPSKVNQFFGKASYRGDKLDLNLSTLLVKTDLVGNGLLPSEEYARDSSSVFTAPDTTKNKLIQFQLSGAFQVSDTFSVTGQVYRRKSDRHSIGADVYTGFSDSEILQEARRVPAPGEQWTCLLDSHNKYGLPDYYVVTVDNPTGDLSDLFGNNFFLDSLGNNFVGNPALLPQDVNGNPIGYNADLDPVFAKNLLDEFNQDRNKIQAILFQRTARETFIKTQGPVTSYSNGQGSYATGSFETHLISDGYANSVISTSTLDEIYFYSPDGKKNFVYFVSPKNNDTCTATKALDTVANAKDNAFEYIDPRTGHAAFIDGALDTVGIAGPGTGPGVVSYTEPITGKTYYTPTAVFNDNNINQIVNGASIQLNWNLEQHKFMVGGSIDAADSTYTNTSQLGFLDANRNAYLAPDLANPAFAGADVPLANNDFSGTNTTKSIYFSETWTPLDTWHFNTSARYNITQAKSTIATRTEYAALGLNNLISYPDFYAVCPNGDCTGVPTDFHLPNLSDVLDKAETEKFNYYSFNPSIGATWQAKENLNIYTNLAKGARVPSVVELGCAFDRTPYSAVNSTPRSLVEGRECTLPNVLSGDPYLKQIKSVSYDLGMRGSFKSLLGAEDIKWNLGAYQTNLADDIYFIAVPGGNGFFDNIGNTRRQGIEAGLSGRKDRLSFSVNYGLTDATFQSQFREISNDNSSAVDLHDGYGRAINVKKGDRMPGVPLQNLNASINYEITPKWNMGVTAVMHSGSYVRGNENNEHQPGVSRTRQLIVESPPGSGNYIVADVPLPPTTNPGKLPGYATFNLQTSYKFNPEWTATLQVNNLLDKEYFSAGRLGRNPFSPSIYGEIGPDGYNHNSGDWLSTNFIAPAAPRGIWVSLRYEFSPDK